The genomic interval TGACTCCGGGGAGTTTTCTTTGTCGACATTCTTTAAATATATAATCTACCGTAAAAATCGTGATCTCATATGTTTCGTTGACAATCCGTGATTTGTGTGTCCTTCCTCGTGTCGGTATTGGTTGGTTGCGACATGGATCAATCTCTTCAGCATCATCTTCCGGATCGAATATTCCTGACAAGCAATATCCGGTTGCTGTTCCGTTGGCGATGCGTGACGGTTTCGGGTTAAAGCATGACACCCTGCCGAAAATGAAGGGGCCCGGTGTCGGCCCCTGAAGTAGGTCTTAGGAAACCCGAACACGGATGCAGTCCTGCGCCCTTGTCGCCCTGCTCGCATAATGCAAGCGGAACATAGCTGGGACTGAAACCGTTATGCCGATTGTATTGTTGTGCCGTCGGACATGCCGGGCTATTCAAAAGCAGCATGGTCTCTCTTGTAACGAATAGAAATGAAAATTCGGAAACGCAGGGCCTTCCGCCCGGCGTTTTTTCGGAAATGTCCGGTTTCCGGACCGAAAATCGATGCCACGACGTAGGGTATGGCGTCGGTTGTCCGTGTAATAGAATGGACAGCAGCCTGAAAAGGTCGCGACCGATGGGAATATCGTATTTTGCTTAATTTTGTTTGACGAAACCGACTATGAACCTCAAACCGCTTCTGCTGATGCTCGGCCTGGCCTGCATCCCCGCGACCCTCGCGGCACAGAAAATCTATTCGCTGTCCTCGCCGGACGGCAACCTCCGCACGACGGTGACCGTCGGGGAGGAGATCCGCGTGGCTCTCGATGCCGGCGACACGCCGCTGCTCGCTCCGTCGCCCGTCTCCATGACCCTCGAAGACGGCGAGGTGCTCGGGCGGAACGCCCGTGTCGTCCGGGCGGAAAAGAACTCCGTCGATCGGACGATCGCCTCGCCCTTCTACAAGAAAAGCCGGGTCGGGGAGCGTTACAACCAACTGACGCTCTCGTTCCGCGGCGACTTCGGCCTTGTCTTCCGTCTCTACGACGACGGATTGGCCTACCGCTTCACCACCGACCGGGAGGGCACGCTCCGCATCGGGGACGAATGCGTTGCCTTCTCCTTCCCAGCGGATTGCCGGGCCGTCGTACCCTATGTCGCACGCGGCCGGGATTTCGATTTCGAGAGCCAGTTCTTCAACTCGTTCGAGAACACCTACACCACGGCCCGGATCACGGAGCTCAACCCCGGAAGGCTGATCTTCCTCCCGGCGCTCGTCGAGCTCGACGGAGGCTACAAACTGGTCATAACGGAGGCCGATCTCGAAGGCTATCCGGGGCTCTACCTGCGCGGCAACGGCGAAACGCCCGAACTGCGCGGCGTTTTCGCCCCCTATCCCAAGCGCGAGGAGCAGGGAGGGCACAACCGGTTGCAGATGCTCGTGCGCGAGCGTGAGGGGTACATCGCCTCGACCGTCGGCAAGCGGGCGTTTCCGTGGCGCACGGTCGTCGTCGCCAGGGAGGACCGCGAGCTGCTCGACAACGACATGATCTACCGTCTGGCGCCCGAATCCAGGATCGAAGACACATCGTGGATCAGGCCCGGAAAGGTGGCGTGGGACTGGTGGAACGACTGGAATCTCTACGGCGTGGACTTCGAGGCCGGCATCAACAACGAGACCTACAAGTACTATATCGACTTCGCTTCGCGGAACGGCGTCGAATACGTGATCCTCGACGAAGGGTGGGCCGTGAACGAGAAGGCCGACCTGATGCAGGTGGTGCCCGAAATCGACCTCCGCGAGTTGGTGGCATACGCCCGTGAACGGAACGTCGGAATCATCCTTTGGGCCGGTTACCATGCTTTCGAACGCGACATGGAACAGGTCGTGAGCCACTTCGCCCGAATGGGCGTCAAGGGCTTCAAGGTCGATTTCATGGACCGCGACGACCAGAAGATCGTCGATTTTCTCTACCGCGCCGCACGCGTCTGCGCCGAGCACCGCATGCTGCTCGACTTCCATGGCATCTTCAAGCCGACGGGTCTGAGCCGCACGTGGCCCAATGTGGTCAATTACGAGGGTGTCTTCGGTCTCGAACAGATGAAGTGGTCGCCCGAGACGGTCGATCAGGTGACCTACGATGTCACCATGCCCTTCATCCGTATGGTCGCCGGAGCGATGGACTACACGCAGGGCGCCATGCGCAATGCTGCGCGGCGGAACTACCGCCCGGTCAATACGGAGCCGATGAGCCAGGGCACCCGCTGCCGCCAACTGGCCGAATACATCGTCTTCGAATCGCCGCTCAACATGCTCTGCGACTCGCCGTCGAACTACCTCGAGGAGCCCGAATGCTTCGGCTTCATCGCCGCCGTACCGACCGTCTGGGACCGCACGGTCGCACTCGACGGCAAGCTCGGCGAACGGATAGCCGTCGCCCGGCAGTCGGGCGACATGTGGTACGTCGGGGCGCTGACGAACTGGGACGCCCGTGAAGCGGTGCTCGACCTCTCGTTCCTCGAGGGCGACGGCTGGAAGGTCGAGAGTTTCAGCGACGGCAGGAACGCCCACCGCGCCGCCTGCGACTACGTGATGCGGACGGAGCCTCTGCCCGCGGACAAGAAACTGACGGTGCGGATGGCCCCCGGAGGCGGATTCGCCGCCCGGATCTACCGGTAACGGGGTCCGTCCGGAACGGACACGGCGGGGAGCTGCGGCAAAGGCTGCGGCTCCCCGCTCCGTTTCGGACGGAGTGCAATCTTTTTTCGGCCGGAAAGGTAGGGATTCGGCCCCCTGATCCGTGAATAGGGTAGATGGACGCGCAAAACCGACATATCGACCGACTGATCGCCCGCCACCTCGACGGCGGGAGCCTTTCCGATGCCGAGCAGGCCGAACTCCTCGACTGGCTCCGCTCTTCGGAGGAGCACCGCCACAGCTACCTCGAGGCTTACGACGCATGGGGCGGGAGGCACTTGTCCGACACCCGCTTCGATGCAGAAGCGGCCTACCGCTGCCTCACGGAACGGATCGCAGGACCGGAGGGGCATCCCGCTGCGCCGGTCGTCCGGCGCAGCCGCGCGGTCCGGCGGCGTCTCGTCGGAACCGCTTGCGCGGCCGTCTGCACCGCGCTGCTGGTCACCGGATTCTTCCTCCGCGGCAAGGCGGAGCGGCAAATCCCTGACATCCGGGAGTTCGTCCAAACGGCGGAGGCTCCCGTCTATACCGGAAAGGAGGCGCGGCTCGTCCTCTCGGAGCGGAGGACGGTGCGGATCGAGGAGAAGAGATCTTCGATCCGTTACGATGCCGCCGAGATCCATATCAACGAAGACGCCCGGGAGCCGATCGAGAAAAAGGAGGTGGCCGCATTCAACCAACTGCTCGTCCCCTACGGCAAGCAGACGACTCTGACGCTGGCCGACGGCACCCGCGTGTGGGTGAATGCCGGATCGTGGCTGATCTACCCCTCGGCATTCGGCGACGACAGCCGCGAGATCTACGCCGAAGGCGAAATCTATATCGAGGTGGCCCACGATGCCGCACGTCCCTTCACCGTGCACACCGGGAAAATGGACGTCCGCGTGCTGGGAACCCGGTTCTACCTCTCCTCCTACGGGCGCGACCGGACTCAGGAGGTGGTGCTCCGCTCGGGATCGGTGAGCGTTGCGCCGGCCGGCGCCCCCGAGCGCGGCATCCGGATCGTGCCCGACCAGCGCGCTTCGCTCGACACGGCCGGCACGTTCCGCATCCGCGAGGTGCGTGCCGAAGATTACATCAGTTGGATCCACGGATACTACCGCTTCGACAACACGCCGCTCTCCGACGTGCTCGCACGGCTCGCGCGGTATTACAACCGGACGTTCGACTGTTCCCCCGAAGTCGGTGTCATGACCATTTCGGGAAAACTCGAACTCAACGACGATCCCGGCGAGGTGCTGCGTATCCTCTCGCTCACGGCCCCGATCCGTTTCCGGGTCTCCGAGAATGGATTCCGGCTCTCCTCGGTACAAACCCTCCGAAAAGAACACGACGACAACCCAAACCGAATGCCTATGGAAAACCGCAACCCGAACTGAAAAAAGCCGGGCAGTGTCCCCCAACGCTGTCCGGCACGAAATGAAATCTAAAAGTTACCTTGTTCTAAACTTCAATTCATTGCAAATGTACAACAAAAATGGCAATATCGGGGACCCTGTGCCCGATAATAAGCGATTATCCCGTCTGCTACGGATAAAAGTCCTGTTTTTGCTGGCCGCAATCGGGGCGTTCGGCTCTCTCGTCGCACAGACGTCCGCCCCGGATGCCCGCATCTCGCTCGATCTGCAGAATGTCCCCCTCAAGGAGGTATTCGCCCGCATCGAAGACCAAAGCGACTGTATTTTCGTCTATTACGACAATGTTCTCGACGCCTCTCGCCGGGTGTCGATCAGCGTCTCGGACCAAACCGTCGAAGATGTGCTCGAGGTGCTCTTCGCAGGAACGGAAAACACTTGGAAACTCTCCGGACGGCAGATCGTCATCGGCAGGGCTGCAGCGGCGGACAAAGCCGAAAAGCGGGCTTCGCTGCGCGTCATGGGGTCGGTCAGGGACCGCAACGGCGATCCTCTGATCGGCGTGACGGTCTTCGTGAAGGAGCGGCCCAATATCGGTACGGCCACCGACATCAACGGAAACTACCTGATCGACGTGTCGCCCGACGACGTGCTGGAGTTCAGCTACGTGGGTTACAAGACACAGGATGTGGCCGTTGCCGGACGCGGCCAGCTCGACGTCGTGCTTGAGCAGAACGACGCCATACTCGATGCCGTGGAGGTGGTCGGATACGGCGTGCAGAAGAAGATCAGCGTCATCGGCTCGCAACAGAGCATAGAGGTCGAGGAGCTCAAGGTGCCCGTGGCGAATCTTTCGCAGGGGCTCGCCGGCCGTGTCGCCGGTCTGGTCTCCGTGCAGCGGACCAGCGAGCCGGGCTTCGACGATGCGGACATCTACATCCGCGGCATCTCGACCCTGACGGCCAGCATGAGCGCACCGCTGACGCTCGTGGACGGCGTGCCCCGCTCGTTCTCCAACGTCGATCCGGAGGATATCGAGAGCTTCTCGATCCTCAAGGATGCCTCGGCGACGGCCGTATACGGCGTGCGCGGTGCGAACGGCGTCATCATCATCAACACCAAGAGCGGATCGAAAGGACGGCCGAAGTTCACCGTGCGCTACACCGAGGGTATCACGACGCCGACGAAAATCACCGATTTCGTCGATGGCGCCACCTACATGGAGATGTCGAACGAGGCCTCGATGACCCGCGGCGGCGGGGCGCTGTACAGCCGCGAGGTGATCGAGAAGACCCGCACGCATGCCGATCCCTACCTTTACCCCAACGTGGACTGGATGGACGAGATCCTGCGCGACTACAGCCACAACCGCTCGGCGAACGTCAATGTGTCGGGCGGATCGGACAAGGCCGTATACT from Alistipes dispar carries:
- a CDS encoding glycoside hydrolase family 97 protein, translated to MNLKPLLLMLGLACIPATLAAQKIYSLSSPDGNLRTTVTVGEEIRVALDAGDTPLLAPSPVSMTLEDGEVLGRNARVVRAEKNSVDRTIASPFYKKSRVGERYNQLTLSFRGDFGLVFRLYDDGLAYRFTTDREGTLRIGDECVAFSFPADCRAVVPYVARGRDFDFESQFFNSFENTYTTARITELNPGRLIFLPALVELDGGYKLVITEADLEGYPGLYLRGNGETPELRGVFAPYPKREEQGGHNRLQMLVREREGYIASTVGKRAFPWRTVVVAREDRELLDNDMIYRLAPESRIEDTSWIRPGKVAWDWWNDWNLYGVDFEAGINNETYKYYIDFASRNGVEYVILDEGWAVNEKADLMQVVPEIDLRELVAYARERNVGIILWAGYHAFERDMEQVVSHFARMGVKGFKVDFMDRDDQKIVDFLYRAARVCAEHRMLLDFHGIFKPTGLSRTWPNVVNYEGVFGLEQMKWSPETVDQVTYDVTMPFIRMVAGAMDYTQGAMRNAARRNYRPVNTEPMSQGTRCRQLAEYIVFESPLNMLCDSPSNYLEEPECFGFIAAVPTVWDRTVALDGKLGERIAVARQSGDMWYVGALTNWDAREAVLDLSFLEGDGWKVESFSDGRNAHRAACDYVMRTEPLPADKKLTVRMAPGGGFAARIYR
- a CDS encoding FecR family protein: MDAQNRHIDRLIARHLDGGSLSDAEQAELLDWLRSSEEHRHSYLEAYDAWGGRHLSDTRFDAEAAYRCLTERIAGPEGHPAAPVVRRSRAVRRRLVGTACAAVCTALLVTGFFLRGKAERQIPDIREFVQTAEAPVYTGKEARLVLSERRTVRIEEKRSSIRYDAAEIHINEDAREPIEKKEVAAFNQLLVPYGKQTTLTLADGTRVWVNAGSWLIYPSAFGDDSREIYAEGEIYIEVAHDAARPFTVHTGKMDVRVLGTRFYLSSYGRDRTQEVVLRSGSVSVAPAGAPERGIRIVPDQRASLDTAGTFRIREVRAEDYISWIHGYYRFDNTPLSDVLARLARYYNRTFDCSPEVGVMTISGKLELNDDPGEVLRILSLTAPIRFRVSENGFRLSSVQTLRKEHDDNPNRMPMENRNPN